In the genome of Bacteroides mediterraneensis, the window ATCGGAGTTGGTTTCAAGGGAGGAGAAGTGACTCCTTTGTTTTTTGTGGGAGCTACGTTGGGAAGTGCCTTGTCGGCTATCGTGCCTCTGCCCATGGGATTGCTGGCCGGAATCGGTTTTGTGGCCGTATTTGCCGGGGCAACCAATACGCCGATAGCCTGTACGCTGATGGGAATTGAATTGTTCGGGGCTGGTCCGGGCATTTATTTAGGAATTGCCTGTGTAGTAGCTTATCTGTTTTCCGGTCATACGGGTATCTATACGGCCCAGTTGATTGGAAGTCCCAAACACTTGGTTTACCTTCGGGAAAAGGGAAAAACTTTGGCTGAAAGAAGCTGATTGACGAGAATTTGAAATCAGACTGTAAAGATAAATTATCCTCGACTCGTTCGTGCGAAGACCTTGTCACGTTCGTGCGGAGACCTTGACACGTTCGTGATGAGACCTTGACACGAACGTGACGAGGTGTATGAATCAAGGCGCTTGATAAAATTTGCAGAGATTGTTTGGTCATAAACTTGAAAAATTCTATCTTGTATCGAGAATAAAAAAACAGACAGCTATGGAAATCAAGCATGATGAATCCCGGCAGGAGTTTTATGTGGAACTGGAAGGGCACCGGGCCCATGTGGCGTATCAGATTCACGATGAAGGATTGGACATACGGCATACCATTGTGCCGGAAGCTATTGGAGGAAGAGGCATTGCCTCAGCTTTGGTAAAGGCTGCCTACGATTATGCCCGTTGTAAAGGATTGAAGGCGGTGGCCACTTGCTCGTATGCTGTCATTTGGTTGCAACGGCATCCGGAGTATCAGGGAGAAGTGGGCGAGGATTATGCCGGACAAGGAACCTGTGCCCTATAAGGAAAGGGCACAGGCAGGCTGTTTTCAGACGCGGTAGATTTTCTTTTTCTTGATGAAGAACAGCCACCGCAGGAAAGATGCGGTGAAGGTATGGCTGAAGGAGTTGATTCCGTCCGTGCGGTCGTCAATGTCGTTCAGCAGTCTTTCTGCGTCTTTTTCGGCCAACATACCGCTGTTGACCATCTGCCGCACGGTGCGGCGTTCGTTGCTCAGCAGCATACGGATAGATTTGACGGTCAGTGCGTGCCCGTATGCTTTCGGGAAATTCTTCGCCAGATTGCCGATAAAGGTTCCCATACGGGTGATGTTGTCGTTTATCTCTGCGCGTAAGACTTCCAGTACGGGTTGCTGTTCACTGGTAATCCATTCGGACGACGTCAGGTCGTTCAGCAATTTCAGGCTTTCTTTCTGCAAGATGATGAATCCCCGACCCAGGTCGTAGACCACCGTGATGCGTTCACGGAAATAGAAGGTCATCCAGTTCTGGAGGTAAGGAAGTCCCCGCAGACTGTTCAGCACATCGGTCCGTTGGCAGAACTTGAAGATGGAGTGCCGCATGTTCAGCGGATACTTCCCGTCGTGGTCATACAGTTCGTCCAATGAGTTCATGAGTCGCAGAAAGACTACTTTCGAAATAACCCCTTCTTCATAAATCTGGCGGCAGACTGCCTTCTCTTTATCCAGCACGCGCAGACGGATTTCCGGAAGCATGGCCTGGTTCTGCGGATTCTTGGCCGGTTCCTGCGGGCGGCTGGTCATGTAGCTTTCCACCTTGTTCCAGTTAGCCCCCTCCAGGGCTTCTCTCTTCTTCAGGCTTTCCAAGTACTTTTCTGAATTTTCGCGAACCGATTTTTCAATGCGGTATTCCAGCATGGTACGAGCCGAAGGAATGTGTGTCAGTCCCAGTCGGTTCAGCAGTCCTCGCATGGTCGTGGCGTTGATGCACAAGGTCAGGGTCACAATGCCGGCTGTGAAGAACAGTACCTGACTTCGGATATCCTCGGGAATGGCCGGGGTATAGGAGACCATCAGGGCCAGCGTCATGGCCAGTGCCCCGCGAAGTCCGCCCCAGGTGAGGATGACCGATTCCCGTTTGGTCAGTCCGTATCCCAGCCGTTTCATCACCGGATAGAGCATCATAATCATGGCAAAGCGAATCAGGTTGAGGGCGACATAAAGGAGTAGGAGTATGCCGAGCGCACTCCAGGAGAAGTCCACTTTTTCCGCGATGACGATACCCACTAGAATGAAAATCAGCGTATTGGCGATGTAGGTCAGCAGCTCCCAGAAATGTTCCATGAAGGTGTTCACCTGAGGCTTCAGCCGTGGTTTCCCTACGTAGGTTACGGTCAGCCCGAAGGCTACGAGGGCAATAACGCCTGACACACCGAGATAGTATTGCGAGAGGATGAACGTGAGATAAGCTGCCAGGATGATGACACTGTTCTGCACCATTTCTTCCGAATTGATGCGGGTGATGAACCAGATGACGATGCGTGCCAGAAAGAATCCCAGCAGGGTACTGATGCCCACTTCCTGAATGAATGTGACGAGAGGAGAGGTGTGGCTGGCTTCGCCCGATACGTAGGCCCCGAAGAAGAGCATGAAGCACACGATGCCTGTTCCATCGTTCAGCAGGGATTCCGCATCCACGAGGGTGGAGAAGCGTTTGCTGGTTTTCAGCTCGTGCAACAGGGCCACGACGGCTACCGGGTCGGTGGCACTGATTAAGGCACCGAACATGAGGGCAAATGCCCAGGTCCATGATTCGAGTCCGGGAACAAACGTGGCGATGCCCATAAGGAAGGCGCCTGTCAGCAGCATGCAGATGACGAGTCCAGGAGCAGCCAGCAGGGTGGCATTAGCCAGGGTCTTCTTGAAGATATGCAGGTTGAGTTCGTAGGCCGCATCAAAAATCAGGATGGGCAGGAACAGGTAGAGAATCAGGTCGGGATTGATGTTGGCTACAGAGTTGACGGCACTGTGCAGTTCCGGCATCGACTGGAACACTCCGGTGCGGTTCAGTACGCCGACAAGGATTCCGATGGCAAACAGTCCGACGGTGTAGGGAAGTCGGCTGTGCTTGAGCAAGGATTTCAGGATAGCTCCGATAATGAGCCCTCCGATGGTCAGCAGCAGAGGGGCAAGAAAGGTGTATTCTTCCATAGTTTGTTGTCCAATAAAAAATG includes:
- a CDS encoding GNAT family N-acetyltransferase, giving the protein MEIKHDESRQEFYVELEGHRAHVAYQIHDEGLDIRHTIVPEAIGGRGIASALVKAAYDYARCKGLKAVATCSYAVIWLQRHPEYQGEVGEDYAGQGTCAL
- a CDS encoding sodium:proton antiporter, encoding MEEYTFLAPLLLTIGGLIIGAILKSLLKHSRLPYTVGLFAIGILVGVLNRTGVFQSMPELHSAVNSVANINPDLILYLFLPILIFDAAYELNLHIFKKTLANATLLAAPGLVICMLLTGAFLMGIATFVPGLESWTWAFALMFGALISATDPVAVVALLHELKTSKRFSTLVDAESLLNDGTGIVCFMLFFGAYVSGEASHTSPLVTFIQEVGISTLLGFFLARIVIWFITRINSEEMVQNSVIILAAYLTFILSQYYLGVSGVIALVAFGLTVTYVGKPRLKPQVNTFMEHFWELLTYIANTLIFILVGIVIAEKVDFSWSALGILLLLYVALNLIRFAMIMMLYPVMKRLGYGLTKRESVILTWGGLRGALAMTLALMVSYTPAIPEDIRSQVLFFTAGIVTLTLCINATTMRGLLNRLGLTHIPSARTMLEYRIEKSVRENSEKYLESLKKREALEGANWNKVESYMTSRPQEPAKNPQNQAMLPEIRLRVLDKEKAVCRQIYEEGVISKVVFLRLMNSLDELYDHDGKYPLNMRHSIFKFCQRTDVLNSLRGLPYLQNWMTFYFRERITVVYDLGRGFIILQKESLKLLNDLTSSEWITSEQQPVLEVLRAEINDNITRMGTFIGNLAKNFPKAYGHALTVKSIRMLLSNERRTVRQMVNSGMLAEKDAERLLNDIDDRTDGINSFSHTFTASFLRWLFFIKKKKIYRV